The DNA segment AGAATTGAAGGGCGGGACTACTCGGAGTACTGGAAGGACCACCGTGAGTTTGCGCTCAGCAGGCAGGAAGTGCTGGATCTGTTTGAAAGAACGGTTTATCTGCGTGATGACATGCGAAAGGCCCTCATCTACTCGATATACGGCGTCCCCTACATACCAGGGGAGGGGTGGGGTGAAGGATTTGAGTTCACCGTGTTTAAATACCGGGAGGATTCAGGGCTTCTCGCGCTCTGGAAGGCCCTCAAGTATTTCCACTCAAGCCTTCCCTGGGAGGTTCGCCTCACCAGAAAAAGGGTTCTTGAAATAGACGACCCGTTTCTTGGCATAGACTTCAGGCTCGGAAACCCCAACGAAAGCGACATGAGGTACTACGTGCCTCCAACTAAGAAAGGAACCCTCAGCCTGCCCAAATGGGCCGCGGATAGAATACTGAGCAAGCGCGCCATTGGTCTGCTCCCCAAGAATGTCGACGCTAATCCCCTCGACAGGATGGCGAGGGTCTCGGAGACTCCCTTTGTCCTCCTGCCTTCCGAGGAAAAACCCTACTTCGAAGAGAACAGGGAGTTCCTTCAGCTCATACCAAACCTTCTCGTTACCGTTTTCACCCAGAGAGAAAAGCTGGGGGCCCTTGACAGAAAAAAGACCCGTGTCGTTGAGGAAGAATTCCTGAGGTGGCTCAGAGAATCACGGGACGACTACGGGGACCCGTTCAGGGCTTTAACTGCTCCCAGCGGCCCGATGAACATTAGACTCAGGGTGGAGCTCGGCAAGAGGCTCTTCGGGTCAATCGTCAGGTTCAACGGCAGGATCACCAAAAAGGCCGCCAGAGACGTCAAACTAATAAATGAAGCCATCGTAAACGACTGGATGGTCGTTCTCAGGGATCACCCCTCGGAGATGATAAAGCTCCTGAGGGAATACCGTATGTACGTCCCGGGAACACTCAAAGCTCAGAGGGCGCTGGAGATACTCCACGACCTGGCCTCTGTGAGCCCCTCAAACGAGGTAACGAGGGAGGTCTTCCTCCGTGAACTGGTCAGGGACGGCTTCTCCGAGAGTGACGCCTCCGAACTCCTTGAAAGGTTTATAGCCACCGGCTACGTATACGAGCCGTTCCCGGGAAAGCTCAGGCTGATAGGGTGATGATATGTCCAAGAAATTCATTCGCCAGAGGGAGCAGAGGGAAAAGCGCAGGATCGCCCGAGAGAGGATAAACGTTCTCTTTACCCTCGCGGAAAGGGCCTTTCCCTACGAGCCAGAATTAGCCAACCGCTACGTTGAGATAGCCCTCGCGGTACAGCAGAAGGCCAGAATCAGAATGCCGAGAAAGTGGAAGCGCCGTTACTGCAAGCGCTGTCATTCCTTCCTTGTCCCGGGCGTCAACGCCAGAGTAAGGCTCAGAAACGGCCACGTTGTCATCAAGTGCCTCAACTGCGGCCACATCATGAGGTATCCGTACACCAGGGAGCAGAAAGAGAGAAGAAGAGCGCGGCAAAAAGAAATTGATTCAAGCCCCTGATTTTACCGCCCATACCGGGGGTTGGTGGTGCTCAACGTGTGTTGGCCTGTTCAGGGACGCGAGGAGCCCATTCCAGGGGTTCTCTGGGCGCTCTCCCTGATGCTCCGCCTCCCGTTCTGATAGGCCTCCCTTATCATCGCCTTAATCTGGTTCATGAGCTGCCTCGCCTGCTCGTACTGGCCGTTTTGAATTGCAACCCTGAGCTGCTCCATGAGGGAGTTTATCTCGGTAACGTTGATGCCCGCCCTTTCCATCACCGATACCTGCGCCTGGAGCTTGGCCATTTCC comes from the Thermococcus thioreducens genome and includes:
- a CDS encoding ribonuclease P protein component 4 — translated: MSKKFIRQREQREKRRIARERINVLFTLAERAFPYEPELANRYVEIALAVQQKARIRMPRKWKRRYCKRCHSFLVPGVNARVRLRNGHVVIKCLNCGHIMRYPYTREQKERRRARQKEIDSSP